One segment of Cyprinus carpio isolate SPL01 chromosome A17, ASM1834038v1, whole genome shotgun sequence DNA contains the following:
- the LOC109108197 gene encoding cysteine-rich protein 1-like yields MPKCPKCEKEVYFAERVSSLGKDWHRPCLKCEKCNKTLSPGSHAEHEGKPYCNNPCYSALFGPKGFGRGGTESHTFK; encoded by the exons ATGCCTAAATGCCCCAAGTGCGAGAAGGAGGTTTACTTCG CTGAGAGAGTGTCGTCACTTGGCAAAGACTGGCATAGACCCTGTCTGAAGTGTGAGAAATGCAACAAGACCCTGTCGCCTGGCTCACATGCAGAG CATGAGGGGAAGCCTTATTGTAACAACCCATGTTACTCTGCACTCTTTGGACCCAAAG gTTTTGGACGTGGCGGCACTGAGAGCCACACATTCAAATAG